Proteins encoded in a region of the Anopheles ziemanni chromosome 2, idAnoZiCoDA_A2_x.2, whole genome shotgun sequence genome:
- the LOC131282461 gene encoding heterogeneous nuclear ribonucleoprotein U-like protein 1, producing MDISKLKVAELKAELAARNLDTKGVKAVLVDRLKEAIERESNAASNLALVGDQHHLQVQQQYLLQQQQQLQAQQQLQLQQQQQQLLFQQQQEQLLLLQQQQQQQQQQQQQNAMATELQAQPQDQAIEDLSMPTKRVDTPVRRRSTRRSMTRSPSPTNNSGENPHASLMGSARKRGRSRSMTKSPSPQRLTSEVPCLASVQEEPEPPAAVLTEERLTAAEVTPEVTPTVPVEENASVAAPVEDAHPPKTLTELDPLLEEEQSDLLDGPVMDIDDNDSLAESELLGSEPNNASFEEKPDTQQTDLAESAAPVEEAASASQDLETNNDAGTAKTEEEPKPEVESEADNKATPPTTVEEKAKVESSNTTEKKQPSGQQAQNTMVEFVSEESEPQLAPEAGNLFTLSWYDSDLNLAIDEKDLLSAKPLSDGIFGLVWAGVRATRGVLGGKVLYEVSVGDELQPSTRSPLIPEGETPTPEIRIGWSTSVERALQLGESDLSYAYASSGKKVVGGNFEQYGVAYGKNDVVGVYLDLDSTPCRMEFTVNRVRQGEAFQFAKESLDSKPLFPHIYAKNLAFKVNFGTVPEGFPVSTEQKKTEEKPSTTAPKEEETKVEDKVEDATEKKEDEKVEETKPEEESQEADTTMTEPAVTEGVPFDSEYKFLNCLVEANSELVLEGLKSPLTREDCELIMMIGLPGSGKTHWVTQYLKENAANAFTLLSVDGLLENMKVDAKPREPSNTPQWEKIVNQLSRNMTRLIELACKRRRNFIIDQTNVFASEQKRRLKGFGGFKTRRAVAVVPSVEEYKRRYEQKVAKYGKEVPDTTLNTMKANIFVPSSVQNWYTELLFPELPEAEAQEALKKLNEEGRKLLPPRRNRANQSNRQKHNNNANANNNYTSRWNHNRPGQGGAQQQQQQYGKNRYGGGPGGYNRYGGHKSNDGSHQQYGHHRGGDYRSGGGNGYGRRDDHHHRGGNYGGGSGVNRYDSWNRNSGGYYNDRGYGNRGYHQQDHANNRYDPRRRDRRGYNNGSGWNAQGGQSQQWNNYPKSGNDDSWYMWWQSNLNNLLGPNGGSADASAAASSWNQYGNQSSSSYGGNYHSKGSGAGGGNV from the exons ATGGATATATCCAAACTTAAGGTGGCTGAGCTTAAGGCGGAGCTGGCGGCGAGAAACCTCGACACGAAAGGTGTCAAGGCTGTTCTAGTCGATCGGTTGAAGGAGGCAATAGAACGCGAAAGCAACGCCGCCTCCAACCTCGCCCTAGTGGGTGATCAACATCATCTTCAGGTGCAACAGCAATATTTGcttcaacagcaacagcagttgcaAGCTCAACAGCAACTACaattgcaacaacagcagcagcagctgcttttccaacagcagcaggaacAGCTTTTACTActccaacagcaacagcagcagcagcagcagcagcaacagcaaaatGCAATGGCTACTGAGTTACAGGCACAACCTCAAGACCAGGCTATTGAGGATCTTTCAATGCCAA CCAAGAGAGTGGACACTCCAGTTCGACGTCGCAGTACTAGACGATCGATGACACGGTCGCCGTCTCCCACGAACAATTCTGGGGAAAATCCACACGCATCGTTAATGGGTAGCGCGCGTAAACGGGGTCGATCGCGTTCAATGACGAAATCCCCGTCCCCGCAACGGCTAACGAGTGAGGTTCCGTGCCTAGCATCGGTACAGGAGGAACCGGAGCCGCCTGCAGCAGTCTTGACGGAGGAACGGCTGACGGCCGCTGAGGTAACACCCGAGGTTACTCCGACTGTTCCCGTCGAGGAGAATGCATCTGTTGCTGCTCCTGTGGAAGACGCTCATCCACCCAAAACCTTAACCGAACTTGACCCGCTGTTGGAAGAAGAGCAGTCTGATCTTCTCGATGGACCGGTTATGGATATTGACGATAACGATTCACTCGCCGAATCGGAACTATTGGGAAGCGAGCCAAATAATGCGAGTTTTGAGGAAAAACCAGATACACAACAAACAGATTTGGCCGAAAGTGCTGCACCCGTGGAGGAAGCTGCTTCAGCTAGCCAGGATTTGGAAACGAACAATGACGCAGGTACGGCCAAGACCGAAGAAGAACCCAAACCGGAGGTAGAAAGTGAAGCTGACAATAAAGCTACCCCACCAACCACTGTGGAGGAAAAGGCGAAGGTTGAATCGTCCAACACGACTGAAAAGAAGCAGCCTTCGGGACAGCAGGCACAAAATACGATGGTTGAGTTTGTTTCGGAAGAAAGTGAACCACAGTTGGCACCGGAAGCCGGCAATCTATTTACCTTGAGCTGGT ATGATTCGGATCTGAACCTTGCCATTGACGAAAAGGATTTGCTGTCCGCAAAACCGCTTTCGGATGGTATATTCGGATTGGTATGGGCGGGAGTTCGCGCAACCCGTGGTGTGCTCGGTGGAAAAGTGCTATACGAAGTATCGGTAGGGGATGAACTGCAACCGTCTACTCGATCTCCGCTGATTCCGGAAGGCGAAACTCCGACCCCAGAGATCCGAATAGGATGGTCGACGTCGGTCGAGCGGGCATTGCAGCTCGGCGAGTCTGATCTTTCATACGCTTACGCAAGCTCCGGGAAGAAAGTGGTCGGTGGCAACTTTGAGCAGTACGGTGTGGCTTACGGCAAGAACGACGTAGTGGGCGTGTACTTGGACCTTGATTCAACTCCGTGCCGAATGGAGTTTACGGTGAACCGCGTCCGCCAGGGAGAGGCTTTTCAGTTCGCAAAGGAAAGCCTGGACAGCAAGCCTCTGTTTCCACACATTTATGCAAAGAACCTTGCATTCAAAGTAAACTTTGGCACAGTTCCGGAAGGTTTCCCGGTGTCCacagaacaaaagaaaacagaagaaaagccCAGCACGACTGCCCCCAAAGAAGAAGAGACCAAGGTTGAAGATAAGGTGGAAGATGCGACGGAGAAAAAGGAAGATGAAAAGGTCGAAGAAACCAAGCCGGAAGAAGAGAGCCAGGAAGCAGACACCACCATGACAGAACCAGCAGTGACCGAAGGTGTTCCCTTCGACTCGGAATACAAATTCCTAAACTGTTTAGTTGAAGCAAACAGCGAACTAGTCCTGGAAGGGCTGAAAAGCCCGCTGACTAGGGAGGATTGTGAG CTTATCATGATGATTGGACTACCGGGAAGTGGCAAAACACATTGGGTCACTCAGTACCTCAAAGAAAATGCAGCTAATGCATTTACCTTGCTGAGTGTGGATGGTTTACTGGAAAACATGAAG GTTGATGCCAAACCTAGAGAACCATCCAATACGCCCCAGTGGGAAAAGATCGTCAATCAGTTGTCCCGTAACATGACCAGGTTGATAGAACTTGCTTGCAAACGTCGGCGAAATTTTATCATCGATCAG ACGAACGTTTTTGCGTCGGAGCAGAAGCGACGATTGAAAGGATTTGGTGGGTTCAAGACGCGCCGTGCGGTGGCAGTAGTTCCGAGCGTCGAAGAGTACAAACGTCGGTATGAGCAGAAGGTAGCCAAGTATGGGAAGGAAGTACCTGACACGACCCTCAACACAATGAAGG CTAACATTTTCGTGCCATCAAGCGTACAAAACTGGTACACCGAGCTGCTGTTCCCCGAGCTGCCGGAGGCAGAGGCGCAGGAGGCGTTGAAAAAGCTGAACGAAGAAGGTCGTAAGCTGTTGCCGCCGCGACGAAACCGTGCAAATCAGTCGAATCGGCAGAAGCATAACAACAACGCCAACGCGAACAACAACTACACGTCGCGTTGGAACCACAATCGTCCCGGCCAGGGCGgagcacagcagcagcaacagcagtatGGAAAGAATCGATACGGTGGTGGACCCGGCGGGTATAATCGCTACGGAGGACACAAGTCGAACGACGGCTCCCACCAGCAGTATGGACACCACCGTGGCGGAGACTACCGCAGCGGAGGTGGTAATGGATACGGGCGGCGGGACGATCATCACCACCGTGGCGGTAATTACGGTGGAGGAAGTGGGGTCAACCGTTACGACTCGTGGAACCGCAACAGTGGAGG ATATTATAACGATCGTGGATACGGCAATCGGGGATATCATCAGCAAGATCATGCTAACAATCGCTACGATCCGCGTCGACGTGATCGTCGAG GATACAACAACGGATCGGGGTGGAATGCACAGGGCGGCCAGTCACAACAGTGGAATAACTATCCAAAGTCCGGCAACGACGACTCGTGGTACATGTGGTGGCAG